Within the Gammaproteobacteria bacterium genome, the region GCAGTCCTACATGGATGCCGGCGTGCACTGGGTGGTCCTGGGCAAACGTGCCGCGAGCACGCCACATGTGCTGAAGGATCTTTGCCTGGAGTTTCCCGGTCACGTGATGTATTCGCTGAACGTACGCGACCGTCACCCGGTCAGCGAATCGCACTCGAAGCTCAGCAATCACGACATCGTCGACCTGGCGCAACATTTCCAGGAGGACGGCGTGGACGGCCTGGTCTACCAGGAGGTCGACGAGAAGGAGCACCCGGCATCCACTGACGTGCCGACCATCAAGGATATTGCCGGTGGTGTCAGCATCGACCTGTTTGTTGCCGGTCTCATCGAGTCGCTGGACGACATCGCCAAGGCCTGCGAGCTGGGCGATGCCGGCGTGACCGGGATCGTGGTCAGCAATCCGCTGGACAAGGGCATCGACTACGCCGAAGCGATGCGCCTGGTCGAGGATGCCAGTTGACATGGTCTTGCGTGTTGCCTTGAGACAGCCAGCATGAGCCTGTGCCGACGCATCATTCCGGTGCTCGACATTGCCAAGGGCGGCGTGGTGAAAGGCGTCGAACTTGGCGAAGTCGAGGACAGTGCCGATCCGGTCATGGTGGCGCGTGCTTACGAGGCCCAGGGTGCGGACGAAATCGCCTTCATCGATGTTTCCAGCCAGCGCGGAGACGTGCTGGACGACGTGCTGCGCGCGGTGTCGGAGCAGGTCTTCATCCCCGTGACCGCGGGCGGTGGCATCCACGATGCGCAGGAGGTCAAGCGCATGCTGACCGCCGGCGCCGACCGGGTAATGTTGAACACGGCCGCCGTGCTGAAGCCGGAACTGGTGACCGAGTGCGTGGAGAAGTTCGGCTCGGAGGCATTGATCGGCGCGGTCGACGTGCGCCGTACCGGCAGCGAGGACCGGCCGTGGGAAGTGGTCACCCACGGCGGCCGGAAGTCCAGCGGTCTCGATGCCCGGGCATGGGTGCAGCAGCTGGCCGATTACGGCATTGGCGAGATCCTGGTGACCAGTCTCGACCAGGATGGGGGTCGGGAAGGCTTCGACCAGCAGCTGGTCGAGACCATGGCCGATATCGTCTCCGTGCCGCTGGTGGTGGCGGGTGGCGCGGGTCGCCCGGAAGATGTCGAGGAAGCCCTTGCCGACGGGCTGGCTGACGGTGTGATGATTGCCAGCATTTTTCACTCGGGAGAGTACAATATCGGCAACGTGAAGAATTTTCTCGCCGCCCGAGGCGTGCCGATCAGGCGCGGGGCGGACTGACCGGCCGGGAATCGGTCAGCTTCAGGACAGCAGGAGTGCAGCATGGGTTTCGGTGGAATCAGTATCTGGCAGCTTGCCATCATCCTCTTGATCGTCGTCGTGATCTTCGGCACGAAGAAGCTGCGCAATGTCGGCTCCGATGTCGGTGGCGCGGTCAAGAATTTCAAGGATGCCATGAGCGACGACAAGCCCGAGGACGACACGAGCGAAAAGTCCGTTGGACATGACGCTGGTGATGACGGCGACGGCAACAAGTCGAACTGAGCGGACTTCCTGAATGTTCGATGTCGGTTTCAGCGAACTGGCGCTGCTCGCCATTCTCGCCCTGGTGATTGCAGGACCGGAGCGGTTGCCGGGCATCATGCGCGGCCTCGGCCGGCTGGCTGCGCGGGCGCGTTCGATGACGGCCGCGATCCGGACCGAACTGGAACGCGAGGTCGACAGCGCGGAGCGTGGCGAACGTTCCGATGAGGCCGCTTCGAAACGCGAGCAGCCAGGCGATGACTGATTCGCCCAGCAGCCTGCTCGCCCACCTGCAGGAACTTCGCAGTCGCTTGCTGCGGGGCTTTGCCGTCATCCTGCTGTTGTTCTGCGGCCTGGCCTTCTTCGCCAGCGAGCTCTTCTCCCTGTTGTCACAACCCTTGCTGGCCTTCCTTCCCGAAGGCAGCAACATGATCGCGACCGATGTCGCCACGCCGTTCCTGACCCCTTTCAAGCTGGCGTTCGTGGCGGCGATTTTCATCGGCATGCCGTTCCTGCTGTTCCAGGTCTGGGCATTCATCGCGCCAGGGCTGT harbors:
- a CDS encoding HisA/HisF-related TIM barrel protein, which translates into the protein MLLIPAISLKDGKVLASNGKSSHAARPEELVKELRDAGMTRLHLLDVPSQNEGLPGELAAIERIANALDGITLQVDTGIKDEESVQSYMDAGVHWVVLGKRAASTPHVLKDLCLEFPGHVMYSLNVRDRHPVSESHSKLSNHDIVDLAQHFQEDGVDGLVYQEVDEKEHPASTDVPTIKDIAGGVSIDLFVAGLIESLDDIAKACELGDAGVTGIVVSNPLDKGIDYAEAMRLVEDAS
- a CDS encoding imidazole glycerol phosphate synthase cyclase subunit, producing MSLCRRIIPVLDIAKGGVVKGVELGEVEDSADPVMVARAYEAQGADEIAFIDVSSQRGDVLDDVLRAVSEQVFIPVTAGGGIHDAQEVKRMLTAGADRVMLNTAAVLKPELVTECVEKFGSEALIGAVDVRRTGSEDRPWEVVTHGGRKSSGLDARAWVQQLADYGIGEILVTSLDQDGGREGFDQQLVETMADIVSVPLVVAGGAGRPEDVEEALADGLADGVMIASIFHSGEYNIGNVKNFLAARGVPIRRGAD
- the tatA gene encoding Sec-independent protein translocase subunit TatA, with translation MGFGGISIWQLAIILLIVVVIFGTKKLRNVGSDVGGAVKNFKDAMSDDKPEDDTSEKSVGHDAGDDGDGNKSN
- the tatB gene encoding Sec-independent protein translocase protein TatB, which gives rise to MFDVGFSELALLAILALVIAGPERLPGIMRGLGRLAARARSMTAAIRTELEREVDSAERGERSDEAASKREQPGDD